The window GGGACCCGCAGAGGTGCAAGGTCTGGACTGTTGCTTCAGGGTTTCGACCCGCAGAATGGGTGCATGCGCTCGATCTGGAAGGGCTCCCTGGTCTTCGGACTGGTCAACGTGCCGGTCGCCGTCTACTCGGCGACCGAGGACCGCGACATCAAGTTCCACCAGGTGCACGCGACCGACGGAGGACGGATCCGGTACCAGCGGACCTGCGAGGCCTGCGGCGAGGTGGTGGCGTTCGGCGACATCGCGAAGTCGTTCGAGTCCGACGACGGCCGTACCGCGCGGATCACCGACGAGGACCTCAAGAGCCTGCCGGTGAGCACCGAACGGGAGATCGACCTGTTGTCGTTCGTGCCGTCCGAGCAGATCGACCCGGTGCTCTACGAGAACAGCTACGTGCTGGAGCCGGCGGGCAAGTCGACCAAGGCGTACGTGCTGCTGCGCGAGACGCTGGCCGACACCGACCGGGTCGCCATCGTGAACTTCGCGCTGCGGCAGAAGACCCGGCTGGCGGCGCTGCGGGTGCGCGATGACGTGCTGGTGCTGCAGGCGCTGCGCTGGCCGGACGAGGTCCGGCAGATCTCCTTCGAGTCGCTGGACAAGCCGGCCGACCTGTCCGCGGCGGAGAAGCAGATGGCCGCGCTGCTGGTCGACTCCTACGCCGACGACTTCCATCCGGAGCAGCACGAGGACCGCTACCGGATCGAGCTCGAGCAGATGATCGAGGCGAAACTCGAAGGGGAGCAGGCGTTCCCGGACAAGCCGGCGGAGGACGACGACGACGCCGAGGTGCTGGACCTGCTGGCCGCGCTGCAGCGGTCGGTGAAGCGGCACAAGGGCGAGGCGGACGAGACGGCGGCCGCGGCGGAACCGGCCGCGAAGCCGAAGCGGGCCACCGCCGCCGCCAAGAAGGCGGTCGGCGGCGAGGGTGATGCGGTGGCCAAGCCGGCCGCGAAACCCAGGGCGCGGCGCACCAAGTCGGCCTGATCCGGGTCCGGGTCAGGCGGGCAGTCCGGCGATCCATTCGGCCACCAGCTCGGCGACCAGGCCGTCGGCAGTGGGGGAGTGGCCGCCGTTGACCCATGTCACGGTGACCCGCGCCGGGATCGCCGCGACATGGTGCTCGAACTCGTCGGGTGTGCCGAAAGGATCGGCGCGTCCGGACACGAACAGCACCGGCACGGTGATGTCCGGGAAGTGCGCGATCCGCAGGTTCTCCGGCTTGCCCGGCGGGTGCAGCGGGTAGCTGAGCAGCACCAGGCCGGCCGCCGGCACACCTTCGGCCACCGCCATCGAGCACATCCGGCCGCCGTAGGAGCGGCCGCCGAGCAGCAGTCGGTCGCCGGGCACGCCGAGTTCAGCAGCGAACGCGCCGGCCTGCTCGCGCAGGAACGACACCGCGACCGGTGGTCGGTCCGGCATCTTCTTCCCGGCGGTGCGGTACGGGAAGTCGAGACGCCGGCACGGCAGCGGGGACAGCTTCTGCTCGAGGGTCACCAGGGTCCGGTTGTCCCGGCCCGCACCGGCGCCGGGGGTGAGGATCAGTCCGGCGGGTCCCTCGGTGCGGGCGGTGAATTGGCGACGTGGTGCGGGCTGGTCGTCGGGGCCCGGAGCGGGAGCGGCGGCGGAGGTCGATGCGGGGGTGGAAGCGGCGCGGGCGGGCACCGGGTCACGGTAACCCGGTGCCCGCCCGTGGCGGTGCGTGGACCCGGTTGCGGGCCCGGTGATCTCAGGGAAAGCGGCGTCCGATCCTGTGACGCCACTCGGCGAGCACGGACCGGTGCTGTGCCTGACATCAGCTGCAGCGCTTGACGTCAGGCGACGATGGTGTCCAGCGTGACCTCGATGTTGCCGCGGGTGGCGTTCGAGTACGGGCAGACCTGGTGGGCCTGCTCGACCAGCTGCTCGGCGGCCGCCTGGTCCAGCCCGGACAGCTCGACGTGCAGCGCGACCGCGAGCTGGAACCCGCCCTGACCGTTCGGGCCGATCGCGACGTCTGCGGTGATCGCCGTGTCGGAGATGCTGACCTTGCCGGCCCGGGCGACGGCCTTCAGTGCGCTGTGGAAACAGGCCGCGTAGCCGGCGGCGAAGAGCTGCTCCGGATTGGTGTGACCGCCGGCGCCGCCCATCTCGACCGGGACGGCCAGGTCGAGGTCGAGAATGCCGTCGGAGCTGCGGGAGTGGCCGTTGCGGCCGTCACCGGTGGCGGTGGCGGAGGCGGTGTAGAGGGCTTCCATGAGAGATCTCCTGATCTGTCGGTGCATCGGGGCCGGCTGGTGCGGCCTCTCCGTGGCGTGGGGGTGCTGCAGCCGGTTCAGACCTCGGCGCCGCGCAGCTGGTCGGTGAGCGCGTGCAGTTCGCCGATCAACCGGCCGACGTCCGCCGGTCCGAACTGCGTGCAGCCGGCGACCTGGGCCGGAACGTGCAGCAACTGCTGCTCGAGTGCCCGGCCCTGTTCGGTGAGGTGCACCTGGACGGTGCGACCGTCGGATCCCTCCCGGCGGCGGACCACGAGCCCGGCGTCGGTGAGGCGGCGGAGCAGCGGCGAGAGCGTGCCGGAATCCAGATCCAGCCGGTCGCCGAGCTCACGCACCGTCGCCGTCGGCCGCCCGATCCGTCCCGCCTCCCACAGCGTCAGCATCGTGACGTACTGCGGGTAGGTCAGCCCGAACGGCTCCAGCAGCGGCCGGTACACCGCAGTGAAGGCGTGCGCCGCCCGGTAGACGGCGACACACAGCTGCTGATCCGGACCCGGCATGTGGTTCACGAGATCGATCGTACACAACTTGGTTGTGTACAACTAATCCGCGGCGCGGCCGCCAGGCCGCCATGTTCAGCCGGAAGCTCAGCGGCGTTGGTGGGAGCGGGGTTTCGGGGGGATCGGCCACCAGGCGAAGCGGCCGGCGTCGACGGCGAGGGCGGGGACCAGCAGGGTGCGGACGACCAGGGTGTCGAGCAGCACGCCGAAGGCGACGATGAAGGCGATCTGCGCGAGGAACAGGATCGGGATCACCGACAGCGCCGCGAAGGTCGCGGCCAGCACCACCCCCGCGCTGGTGATCACGCCGCCGGTCACCGTCAACGACCGCAGCACCCCGTCGCGCGGCCCGTGCAGCGCCACCTCCTCCCGCGCCCGGGTCATCAGGAAGATCGAGTAGTCCACGCCGAGTGCCACCAGGAACACGAAGGCGAACAGCGGGACGGCCGGATCGGCGCCGGGGAAGTCGAACAGATGGTTGAACACCAACGCCGAGATCCCCATCGCCGTACCGAAACTCAGCAGCGTGGCGAGCAGCAGCAGGAGCGGCGCGATCAGTGCCCGCAGCAGCAGGATCAGCACCAGCAGCACCGCCAGCAGGATCGCCGGGATGATGATCCGCAGGTCGTGCTGCGACGTCTCGAGGGTGTCCAGCTGCACCGCGGCATTGCCGCCGACCAGGATCTCGCCGCCGGCCGGCAGTGCGTGCACTGCTGCCCGGACGGCCCGCACGGTGTCCTCGCCGGCAGCAGTGCCGATCTCGGTCGAGGCGGTGACCTGCAGCTCCACCCGGCCGTCGACCACCAGCGGCGTCTGCGTCCCGGTCACCGTGGTCACCGTCGCCGGGCCGACCAGGTCGGGGACCGCACCCAGTGCCGTGATCACCGCGTCGGCGGAACCCTCCGGGGCGATGACCAGGATCGGGTTGCCGGACCCACCGGGGAAGTGCGCGGCGAGTGCATCGGTACCGGCGATGGAGTCGACATCGGTGAGGAACACGTCGGTCTCGGCCGTGCCGGAGGCCTTGAACGTCGGCACCGCGATGCAGGCCGCGGCCAGGACCGCGGCGGTGATCACCCAGATCCGCCGCGGATGCCGGCCGACCAGTCGCGCGACCCGCGCCCAGATACCGTGCGCCGCAGCCAGTTCGGCATCGTCGGGATCATGGCCGGGGTCGGCCGCGACCGCGGCCCGCTTCGGGATGCGCGGCCAGAACAGCCAGCGGCCGGTCAGCAGCAGGGCCGGCAGCAGGGTCAGCGCGGCGACGAACGCGGAGGCGATGCCGATCGCACCCACCGGGCCGAGCGACTTGTTCGAACTGAGGTCGGAGAGCAACAGGCACAGCAGGCCGATGATGACCGTCCCGGCGCTGGCGGCGATCGGCTCCAGGCAGGCCCGCCAGGCCCGCGACATCGCGGTGGGCACCGAGTCGGTGTGCTCCAGCTCCTCGCGGAACCGGGAGACCAGCAGCAGGCCGTAGTCGGTGGCCGCGCCGACGGTGAGGATGAAGAGGATGCCCTGGCTCTGCCCGTTCAGGGTCAGCACGTCGGCGGAAGCCAGCAGGTAGACGATCCCGCCGGCCATCGACAGGCCGAACACCGAGGTGAGCAGCACCGCGAACGGCAGCGCGACGGCCCGGTAGACCAGGAACAGGATCACCAGCACCGCGCCGAGAGCGACGAGCAGCAGCAGCCCGTCGATCCCGGCGAAGGCCGCCCCGAGGTCGGCGATCAACCCGGCCGACCCGGCGACGTGCGCCTCACCGCCGGCGGCCGCCGCCTCCGCCCCGGTCCGCAGTGCCTCGATGACCGCGTCCAGCGGCGGCTCGGCGTCGCCGGCCCGGTCGTTCGCCTTCGACGACGACAACGGGACGACAACCAGTCCGGCGACCCCGTCCTGCGACGGGATCAGCGCAGGCGGCGGTCCCGCGAGATAGTCGCCGACGGTGCCGAGCGAGGTACCGTCGCGGTCCACGGCGATCCCGGGCAGTGCGGTGGCCCAGGCCTGCCAGGAGGCGAGCTGGTCGGCGGTGGCGGAGCTGCCCTCCGGAGTGGTGAACACGACGAAGGCGGGGAGCGCATCGCCTTGGGTGAACCCCTTGGCGAGCTCCGCCGCCCGGGCCGACTCGGCGGAGGTCGGCAGGAACGCCTCGGCCGAGTTCGACTGCACCGACGAGAGTTTCCCGATCGACGGGCCGCCGAACGACGCGATCGCCAGCCAGAGCACCAGCACCCCGACGATGCCGAGCCCGCGGATCACACCCGACCGGGCGGGGCGGGTGGCGGGCCGGGTGGGGTGCTCGGTCATGGCACAGACCTTGCCAGACCCGGGACCGGCAGCGGGATCCGGGAGATCCCCGAACTCCGGGCGTCACCGGCCCGGACCGGCGTTCCCCATCATTCACGCCGGCGTCGCCCGTGATCATTCACGCCGGCGTCGCCCGTGGCGACCGGGACCGCGTGCAGGTGCGGCAGCCGGAGGGTCGCGGAGCGTCCGACCCCGACCGACCGCAGTGCGATCGGCCGGCCACCCCAGTCCTCGAACACTGGGGTGGTTCCCCGGTGCCCCGTGGCGGCCCTCCGTGGTCCTCTTCGGAGGTCCACATCCCCTGCGGCAGAGAGGCACTCCCTGTGAGCACTCCCGTCATCTTCATCCACGGCCTGTGGCTGCACGCCGTGTCCTGGACCGGCTGGTGCGAACGCTTCGCCGACGCCGGCTACCTGCCCCTGGCACCCGGCTGGCCCGGCGACGCAGACACGGTGCAGGAGGCCCGCCTCAATCCCGAGGCGATCGCCGACCACGGTATCGACGACGTCGTCGAGCACTACGCGGCGATCATCGACACCCTCGACAGCAAGCCGATTCTCGTCGGGCACTCGTTCGGCGGGATGATCGCCCAGAAGCTCCTCGGCCAGGATCTGGC is drawn from Nakamurella alba and contains these coding sequences:
- a CDS encoding MarR family winged helix-turn-helix transcriptional regulator → MPGPDQQLCVAVYRAAHAFTAVYRPLLEPFGLTYPQYVTMLTLWEAGRIGRPTATVRELGDRLDLDSGTLSPLLRRLTDAGLVVRRREGSDGRTVQVHLTEQGRALEQQLLHVPAQVAGCTQFGPADVGRLIGELHALTDQLRGAEV
- a CDS encoding organic hydroperoxide resistance protein, which produces MEALYTASATATGDGRNGHSRSSDGILDLDLAVPVEMGGAGGHTNPEQLFAAGYAACFHSALKAVARAGKVSISDTAITADVAIGPNGQGGFQLAVALHVELSGLDQAAAEQLVEQAHQVCPYSNATRGNIEVTLDTIVA
- a CDS encoding alpha/beta hydrolase family protein yields the protein MILTPGAGAGRDNRTLVTLEQKLSPLPCRRLDFPYRTAGKKMPDRPPVAVSFLREQAGAFAAELGVPGDRLLLGGRSYGGRMCSMAVAEGVPAAGLVLLSYPLHPPGKPENLRIAHFPDITVPVLFVSGRADPFGTPDEFEHHVAAIPARVTVTWVNGGHSPTADGLVAELVAEWIAGLPA
- the ku gene encoding non-homologous end joining protein Ku; translation: MRSIWKGSLVFGLVNVPVAVYSATEDRDIKFHQVHATDGGRIRYQRTCEACGEVVAFGDIAKSFESDDGRTARITDEDLKSLPVSTEREIDLLSFVPSEQIDPVLYENSYVLEPAGKSTKAYVLLRETLADTDRVAIVNFALRQKTRLAALRVRDDVLVLQALRWPDEVRQISFESLDKPADLSAAEKQMAALLVDSYADDFHPEQHEDRYRIELEQMIEAKLEGEQAFPDKPAEDDDDAEVLDLLAALQRSVKRHKGEADETAAAAEPAAKPKRATAAAKKAVGGEGDAVAKPAAKPRARRTKSA
- a CDS encoding MMPL family transporter, producing the protein MTEHPTRPATRPARSGVIRGLGIVGVLVLWLAIASFGGPSIGKLSSVQSNSAEAFLPTSAESARAAELAKGFTQGDALPAFVVFTTPEGSSATADQLASWQAWATALPGIAVDRDGTSLGTVGDYLAGPPPALIPSQDGVAGLVVVPLSSSKANDRAGDAEPPLDAVIEALRTGAEAAAAGGEAHVAGSAGLIADLGAAFAGIDGLLLLVALGAVLVILFLVYRAVALPFAVLLTSVFGLSMAGGIVYLLASADVLTLNGQSQGILFILTVGAATDYGLLLVSRFREELEHTDSVPTAMSRAWRACLEPIAASAGTVIIGLLCLLLSDLSSNKSLGPVGAIGIASAFVAALTLLPALLLTGRWLFWPRIPKRAAVAADPGHDPDDAELAAAHGIWARVARLVGRHPRRIWVITAAVLAAACIAVPTFKASGTAETDVFLTDVDSIAGTDALAAHFPGGSGNPILVIAPEGSADAVITALGAVPDLVGPATVTTVTGTQTPLVVDGRVELQVTASTEIGTAAGEDTVRAVRAAVHALPAGGEILVGGNAAVQLDTLETSQHDLRIIIPAILLAVLLVLILLLRALIAPLLLLLATLLSFGTAMGISALVFNHLFDFPGADPAVPLFAFVFLVALGVDYSIFLMTRAREEVALHGPRDGVLRSLTVTGGVITSAGVVLAATFAALSVIPILFLAQIAFIVAFGVLLDTLVVRTLLVPALAVDAGRFAWWPIPPKPRSHQRR